Proteins co-encoded in one Cupriavidus nantongensis genomic window:
- a CDS encoding metallophosphoesterase translates to MPPRTTILTAALVTALLHGYIGLRLLPAMPAPMAVKALAVAWLALSCALLPAGLLARRVSQPWSDLVSWIGMLAMGFFSSLLVLTLVRDVALAAAWLAGQLLGWRAPGLAAGSAVAVPLLALLVTLAGYVNARRLARVVEVDVPVPGLPDALHGFTIAQISDIHVGPTIKRPYLDRIVDRVNSLQADAVAITGDLVDGTVRELSAHTAPLARLQARHGTYFVTGNHEYYSGAEPWIQELRRLGVRVLMNEHVVLQHDGNALVLGGVTDYSAGRFHESHRSDPQRAIAGAPADAGVRVLLAHQPRTAPAAAQAGFDLQLSGHTHGGQFWPWNLFVPMQQPYTAGLVRHGSLWIYISRGTGYWGPPKRFGAPSEITRVRLVRGN, encoded by the coding sequence ATGCCTCCACGCACCACCATCCTGACCGCGGCGCTCGTCACGGCCTTGCTGCACGGCTATATCGGGCTGCGCCTGCTGCCGGCAATGCCGGCGCCGATGGCGGTCAAGGCGCTGGCGGTGGCCTGGCTGGCCCTGTCCTGCGCGCTGCTGCCGGCCGGGCTGCTGGCGCGGCGCGTCAGCCAGCCGTGGTCGGACCTGGTGTCGTGGATCGGCATGCTCGCCATGGGATTCTTCTCATCGCTGCTGGTGCTGACGCTGGTCCGCGACGTGGCCCTCGCCGCCGCCTGGCTGGCGGGGCAACTGCTGGGCTGGCGTGCGCCCGGCCTGGCCGCCGGCAGCGCCGTGGCAGTGCCGCTGCTGGCCTTGCTGGTCACGCTGGCCGGTTATGTCAATGCGCGCCGGCTGGCGCGCGTGGTCGAGGTCGACGTGCCGGTGCCGGGCCTGCCCGATGCGCTGCACGGCTTCACCATCGCGCAGATCAGCGACATCCATGTCGGCCCCACCATCAAGCGGCCTTATCTTGACCGCATCGTCGACCGCGTCAACAGCCTGCAGGCCGATGCCGTCGCCATCACCGGCGACCTGGTCGACGGCACCGTGCGCGAGCTGTCGGCCCACACCGCACCGCTGGCCCGGCTGCAGGCACGCCACGGCACCTACTTCGTCACCGGCAACCACGAGTACTACTCGGGCGCGGAACCGTGGATCCAGGAACTGCGCCGCCTGGGCGTGCGCGTGCTGATGAACGAGCACGTGGTGCTGCAGCATGACGGCAACGCGCTGGTGCTGGGCGGCGTCACCGACTACTCCGCCGGCCGCTTCCATGAAAGCCACCGCAGCGACCCGCAGCGCGCCATCGCCGGCGCTCCCGCCGACGCCGGCGTGCGCGTGCTGCTGGCCCACCAGCCACGCACCGCGCCCGCGGCAGCGCAAGCGGGCTTCGACCTGCAGCTGTCGGGCCATACCCATGGCGGCCAGTTCTGGCCGTGGAACCTGTTCGTGCCGATGCAGCAGCCGTACACCGCCGGCCTGGTGCGGCATGGATCGCTGTGGATCTATATCAGCCGTGGCACCGGCTATTGGGGCCCCCCGAAGCGGTTCGGGGCGCCGTCGGAGATTACGCGGGTGAGGTTGGTGCGGGGCAACTAG
- the ettA gene encoding energy-dependent translational throttle protein EttA: MAQYVFTMNRVGKIVPPKRHILKDISLSFFPGAKIGVLGLNGSGKSTLLKIMAGLDKEIEGEATPMPNLNIGYLPQEPQLNPEQTVRESVEEALGGVFEARKKLDEIYAAYAEPDADFDALAADQAKYEAILAASDGNNVELQLEIAADALRLPPWDAKIEHLSGGEKRRVALCRLLLSRPDMLLLDEPTNHLDAESVDWLEQFLTRFPGTVVAVTHDRYFLDNAAEWILELDRGHGIPWKGNYSSWLDQKEARLKQEEASESARQKALHKELEWVRQNPKGRQAKSKARLARFDELNSQEYQKRNETQEIFIPVGERLGNEVIEFDNVSKGFGDRMLIENLSFKVPPGAIVGIIGPNGAGKSTFFKMLTGKEQPDSGEIKIGPTVKMAFVDQSRDALDGTKTVFEEISGGADVLTVGRYETPSRAYIGRFNFKGGDQQKQVGTLSGGERGRLHMAKTLIAGGNVLLLDEPSNDLDVETLRALEDALLEFAGCVMVISHDRWFLDRIATHILAFEGDSHVEFFPGNYQEYEADKKKRLGEEGAKPKRIRYKPIVR; this comes from the coding sequence ATGGCACAGTACGTTTTCACCATGAATCGCGTGGGCAAGATCGTTCCGCCCAAGCGTCACATCCTGAAGGACATCTCGCTGTCGTTCTTCCCGGGCGCCAAGATCGGCGTGCTCGGCCTGAACGGCTCGGGCAAGTCCACGCTGCTCAAGATCATGGCCGGCCTCGACAAGGAGATCGAGGGCGAGGCCACGCCGATGCCGAACCTGAACATCGGCTACCTGCCGCAGGAGCCGCAGCTCAACCCCGAGCAGACCGTGCGCGAGTCGGTGGAAGAAGCGCTGGGCGGCGTGTTCGAGGCGCGCAAGAAGCTCGATGAAATCTATGCCGCGTATGCCGAGCCGGACGCCGACTTCGACGCGCTCGCCGCCGACCAGGCCAAGTACGAAGCCATCCTGGCCGCCAGCGACGGCAACAACGTCGAGCTGCAGCTGGAGATCGCCGCCGACGCGCTGCGCCTGCCGCCGTGGGACGCGAAGATCGAACACCTGTCCGGCGGCGAAAAGCGCCGCGTGGCGCTGTGCCGCCTGCTGCTGTCGCGCCCCGACATGCTGCTGCTGGACGAACCGACCAACCACCTCGACGCCGAATCGGTCGACTGGCTGGAGCAGTTCCTGACGCGCTTCCCCGGCACCGTGGTGGCCGTGACCCATGACCGCTACTTCCTCGACAACGCCGCCGAGTGGATCCTGGAACTGGACCGCGGCCACGGCATCCCCTGGAAGGGCAACTACAGCTCGTGGCTGGACCAGAAGGAAGCGCGCCTGAAGCAGGAAGAGGCCAGCGAATCGGCGCGCCAGAAGGCGCTGCACAAGGAACTGGAGTGGGTGCGCCAGAACCCCAAGGGCCGCCAGGCCAAGTCCAAGGCGCGCCTGGCCCGCTTTGACGAGCTGAACAGCCAGGAATACCAGAAGCGCAACGAAACCCAGGAAATCTTCATCCCGGTGGGTGAGCGCCTGGGCAACGAAGTGATCGAGTTCGACAACGTCAGCAAGGGTTTCGGCGACCGCATGCTGATCGAAAACCTGAGCTTCAAGGTGCCGCCGGGCGCCATCGTCGGCATCATCGGCCCGAACGGCGCCGGCAAGTCGACCTTCTTCAAGATGCTGACCGGCAAGGAGCAGCCGGACAGCGGCGAGATCAAGATCGGGCCGACCGTGAAGATGGCCTTTGTCGACCAGAGCCGCGACGCGCTGGACGGCACCAAGACCGTGTTCGAGGAAATCTCGGGCGGCGCCGACGTGCTGACCGTCGGCCGCTACGAGACCCCGTCGCGCGCCTATATCGGCCGCTTCAACTTCAAGGGCGGCGACCAGCAGAAGCAGGTCGGCACGCTGTCGGGCGGCGAACGCGGCCGCCTGCACATGGCCAAGACGCTGATCGCCGGCGGCAACGTGCTGCTGCTGGACGAACCGTCCAACGACCTCGACGTGGAAACGCTGCGCGCGCTGGAAGACGCGCTGCTCGAGTTCGCCGGCTGCGTGATGGTGATCTCGCACGACCGCTGGTTCCTGGACCGGATCGCCACCCACATCCTGGCGTTCGAGGGCGACTCGCATGTCGAGTTCTTCCCCGGCAACTACCAGGAGTACGAGGCGGACAAGAAGAAGCGGCTGGGCGAGGAAGGGGCCAAGCCGAAGCGGATCCGGTACAAGCCGATCGTGCGGTGA
- a CDS encoding efflux RND transporter periplasmic adaptor subunit, translating to MAGGGSVNTAFQWRGALGLACAMALAACGNDKPAAHAPPAAEVSVMTVALRDVPIVYDFVGQTQSSQQVEIRARVNGFLDQRVYTEGAVVKAGQTMFLMDPKPFAAALDAANAELAQQVARLKTANADLARVRPLAERNALSQRDLDDATGKQQSAAAAVEAARANVTNAKLNLGYTTIKSPVTGVSSFAKKQAGSYIDPSNSLLTYVAKLDPMWVNFSLSENEVLTARAGQQSGALRFPAQGAFDVVIVLADGSQFPHHGKITFADAAFNAETGTYMIRAEVANPDGTLRPGQFVRVKLHGAERRQAIAVPQEAIIQGPRGQQVCVVGPDNKAQQRVVEAGQWSGDNWIVSTGLKAGERVVVSGMLRLAPGAPVRPVEATAARPAPAAAAAASGAAAPPPQPQAAAGAGGKP from the coding sequence ATGGCGGGAGGGGGATCCGTGAATACTGCATTCCAATGGCGCGGCGCGCTCGGGCTGGCTTGCGCCATGGCGCTGGCCGCCTGCGGCAACGACAAACCGGCGGCGCACGCGCCGCCCGCGGCCGAAGTCAGCGTGATGACCGTGGCGCTGCGCGACGTGCCCATCGTCTACGACTTTGTTGGCCAGACCCAGAGCTCGCAGCAGGTGGAGATCCGCGCGCGGGTCAATGGCTTTCTCGACCAGCGCGTCTATACCGAGGGCGCGGTGGTCAAGGCCGGCCAGACCATGTTCCTGATGGACCCGAAGCCGTTTGCCGCGGCGCTCGACGCCGCCAACGCTGAGCTGGCGCAGCAGGTGGCGCGGCTCAAGACCGCCAATGCCGACCTGGCGCGGGTGCGCCCGCTGGCCGAGCGCAACGCGCTGAGCCAGCGCGACCTGGACGACGCGACCGGCAAGCAGCAGTCCGCCGCGGCCGCAGTCGAGGCGGCGCGCGCCAACGTCACCAACGCCAAGCTCAACCTGGGCTACACCACCATCAAGTCGCCGGTCACCGGCGTGTCCAGCTTTGCCAAGAAGCAGGCGGGCAGCTATATCGATCCGTCCAACAGCCTGCTGACCTACGTCGCCAAGCTCGACCCGATGTGGGTCAACTTCAGCCTGTCCGAGAACGAGGTGTTGACCGCGCGCGCCGGGCAGCAGTCCGGCGCGCTCAGGTTTCCGGCGCAGGGCGCCTTCGACGTGGTGATCGTGCTGGCCGACGGCAGCCAGTTCCCGCATCACGGCAAGATCACCTTTGCCGATGCCGCCTTCAACGCGGAAACCGGCACCTACATGATCCGCGCCGAGGTTGCGAATCCCGACGGCACGCTGCGCCCCGGCCAGTTCGTGCGCGTGAAGCTGCATGGCGCCGAGCGCCGGCAGGCCATCGCGGTGCCGCAGGAAGCCATCATCCAGGGGCCACGCGGCCAGCAGGTGTGTGTGGTCGGCCCCGACAACAAGGCGCAGCAGCGCGTGGTCGAGGCCGGCCAGTGGAGCGGCGACAACTGGATCGTCAGCACCGGCCTGAAGGCCGGTGAGCGCGTGGTGGTCAGCGGCATGCTGCGGCTCGCGCCCGGCGCGCCGGTGCGGCCGGTGGAAGCCACCGCGGCGCGGCCCGCGCCCGCTGCCGCGGCGGCCGCTTCAGGAGCGGCAGCGCCGCCACCCCAGCCCCAGGCTGCCGCCGGCGCCGGGGGCAAGCCATGA
- a CDS encoding efflux RND transporter permease subunit: MKLSHFFIDRPIFASVLSIIIVVGGLVALTKLPIAQFPEITPPSITVSTKYPGASAEVVAQNVAAPIEQQVNGADNMMYMNSSSSSTGDMTLNVYFEIGTDPQLAQVDVQNRVNLALPTLPDAVTSQGVSVQKRSSAFMMVIALYSPDNSYDQTFVGNYANIYVLDALKRIPGANQASIFGSPDYAMRIWLRPDRMASLGITVEDVKNAVSAQNQQYSAGRIGQSPTDGEVKLTFPIATKGRMTEPAEFENMILRAQSGDAALVRLKDVGRVELGQKDYSLRSRYKGKTATLMAVYQQPGANALDVAKQVRGTLEELKKSFPPGLEYEIALDTTEFVQESIGEVVHTLRDAVILVILVVYLFLQSFRATLVPILAVPVSIIGAFVGMSMFGFSVNMLTLFGMVLAIGIVVDDAIVVIENVERNMTEFNLPPKEAAKKAMDEVSGPVVAIVLVLLAVFIPVAFLSGITGQLYKQFAVTLAFSVVLSGVVALTLSPALAAILLKPGEQKKNRFFRWFNAKFDRLIDRYDAANQAVIRRTVVSLGVIVAMLAAIGLMFARIPSSFLPVEDQGYLLGAVIMPDAASLDRTQALSRRAEDWFSKQPGVAAVAAPTGFSLIDSQNKSNAGTLFVSLKGFSERGDGESAADLIANAKKEFSTYQDGVVIPINPPSIPGLGSTGGFEFWLQSTGDGTYQQLEGKVRAFIAKAHQRPELTGVNSTINTRSRQLMVEVDRERSETQGVPVEQVYSALQTMFGSLYVSQFPKNSRLFQVILQAEPDYRSRPEDIDKVYVRNRNGEMVPIKAVTTVRYVPGADIVTRFNNFPAAKIMGDAAPGYSSGQALQAMEDIAKEVLGEGYSYSWSGQAYEEKTAGSTAIYVFAFALLMVFLILAAQYEKWSLPIGVLLAVPFALFGALLAILMRGMQNDVYFQIGLTVLIALAAKNAILIFEFAVEMRHKEGLSAYDAALHAARLRLRPIIMTSLAFILGCVPLAIASGASAASRQSLGTGVIGGMLGATVIALFFIPLFFWGLETMSERKPKAKGAAPTTTTPPTAPPTAPPATPPTGEPS, encoded by the coding sequence ATGAAGCTATCCCACTTCTTTATCGACCGGCCGATCTTCGCCTCGGTGCTGTCCATCATCATCGTGGTGGGCGGCCTGGTGGCGCTGACCAAGCTGCCGATCGCACAGTTCCCCGAGATCACGCCGCCGTCGATCACGGTCAGCACCAAGTATCCGGGCGCCAGCGCCGAAGTGGTGGCGCAGAACGTGGCCGCACCGATCGAGCAGCAGGTCAACGGCGCCGACAACATGATGTACATGAACTCGTCGAGTTCCTCCACCGGGGACATGACGCTGAACGTGTATTTCGAGATCGGCACCGACCCGCAGCTGGCGCAGGTGGACGTGCAGAACCGCGTCAACCTGGCGCTGCCGACCTTGCCGGATGCGGTCACGTCGCAGGGCGTGTCGGTGCAGAAGCGGTCGTCGGCGTTCATGATGGTGATCGCGCTGTATTCGCCCGACAACAGCTACGACCAGACCTTTGTCGGCAACTACGCCAATATCTACGTGCTGGACGCGCTCAAGCGCATACCTGGCGCCAACCAGGCGTCGATCTTCGGCAGCCCCGACTACGCCATGCGCATCTGGCTGCGGCCGGACCGGATGGCGTCGCTCGGCATCACCGTGGAAGACGTCAAGAACGCGGTCAGCGCGCAGAACCAGCAGTATTCCGCCGGGCGCATCGGCCAGTCGCCCACCGATGGCGAGGTCAAGCTGACCTTCCCGATCGCCACCAAGGGCCGCATGACCGAGCCCGCCGAGTTCGAGAACATGATCCTGCGCGCCCAGTCGGGCGACGCCGCGCTGGTGCGCCTGAAGGACGTGGGCCGGGTCGAGCTGGGCCAGAAGGACTATTCGCTGCGCAGCCGCTACAAGGGCAAGACCGCGACGCTGATGGCGGTCTACCAGCAGCCCGGCGCCAATGCGCTCGACGTGGCCAAGCAGGTGCGCGGCACGCTGGAAGAGCTGAAGAAATCGTTCCCGCCCGGACTCGAGTATGAAATCGCGCTCGACACCACCGAGTTCGTGCAGGAGTCGATCGGCGAGGTCGTGCACACGCTGCGCGACGCGGTGATCCTGGTGATCCTGGTGGTGTACCTGTTCCTGCAGAGCTTCCGCGCCACGCTGGTGCCGATCCTGGCGGTGCCGGTATCGATCATCGGCGCTTTCGTCGGCATGAGCATGTTCGGCTTCTCGGTCAATATGCTGACGCTGTTCGGCATGGTGCTGGCGATCGGCATCGTGGTCGACGACGCGATCGTGGTGATCGAGAACGTCGAGCGCAACATGACCGAGTTCAACCTGCCGCCCAAGGAAGCCGCCAAGAAGGCGATGGACGAGGTCAGCGGCCCGGTGGTGGCGATCGTGCTGGTGCTGCTGGCGGTGTTTATCCCGGTGGCGTTCCTGTCGGGCATCACCGGGCAGCTGTACAAGCAGTTCGCGGTGACGCTAGCGTTTTCGGTGGTGCTGTCCGGCGTGGTCGCGCTGACGCTGTCGCCGGCGCTGGCGGCGATCCTGCTCAAGCCGGGCGAGCAGAAGAAGAACCGCTTCTTCCGCTGGTTCAACGCCAAGTTCGACCGGCTGATCGATCGCTATGACGCCGCCAACCAGGCAGTGATCCGGCGCACGGTGGTGTCGCTGGGGGTGATCGTGGCGATGCTGGCGGCGATCGGGCTGATGTTCGCGCGTATCCCGTCGTCGTTCCTGCCGGTGGAGGACCAGGGCTACCTGCTGGGCGCGGTGATCATGCCGGATGCGGCCAGCCTGGACCGCACCCAGGCGCTGTCGCGCCGCGCCGAGGACTGGTTCTCCAAACAACCGGGGGTGGCCGCGGTGGCGGCGCCGACCGGCTTCAGCCTGATCGATTCGCAGAACAAGTCCAACGCCGGCACGCTCTTTGTCTCGCTCAAGGGCTTCAGTGAGCGCGGCGACGGCGAAAGCGCGGCCGACCTGATCGCCAACGCCAAGAAGGAGTTCTCCACCTACCAGGACGGCGTGGTGATCCCGATCAACCCGCCTTCGATCCCGGGCCTGGGCAGCACCGGCGGCTTCGAGTTCTGGCTGCAGAGCACCGGCGACGGCACCTACCAGCAGCTCGAGGGCAAGGTGCGCGCCTTTATCGCCAAGGCGCACCAGCGGCCGGAGCTGACCGGCGTGAACTCCACCATCAACACGCGCTCGCGCCAGCTGATGGTGGAAGTCGACCGCGAGCGCTCCGAGACCCAGGGCGTGCCGGTGGAACAGGTCTACTCGGCGCTGCAGACCATGTTCGGCTCGCTCTACGTCAGCCAGTTCCCGAAGAACAGCCGGCTGTTCCAGGTGATCCTGCAGGCCGAGCCCGACTACCGCTCGCGCCCGGAGGATATCGACAAGGTCTACGTGCGCAACCGCAACGGCGAGATGGTGCCGATCAAGGCGGTCACCACGGTCAGGTACGTGCCCGGCGCCGACATCGTCACGCGTTTCAACAACTTCCCGGCCGCCAAGATCATGGGCGACGCCGCGCCCGGCTACAGCTCGGGCCAGGCGCTGCAGGCGATGGAGGACATTGCGAAGGAGGTGCTGGGCGAGGGCTACAGCTATTCCTGGAGCGGGCAGGCGTACGAGGAAAAGACCGCGGGCTCGACCGCGATCTATGTGTTCGCCTTTGCCTTGCTGATGGTGTTCCTGATCCTGGCGGCGCAATACGAGAAGTGGTCGTTGCCGATCGGCGTGCTGCTGGCGGTGCCGTTCGCGCTGTTCGGCGCGCTGCTGGCGATCCTGATGCGCGGCATGCAGAACGATGTGTACTTCCAGATCGGCCTGACGGTACTGATTGCGCTGGCGGCCAAGAACGCCATCCTGATCTTCGAGTTCGCGGTGGAGATGCGCCACAAGGAGGGCCTGAGCGCCTACGACGCCGCGCTGCACGCGGCCAGGCTGCGGCTGCGGCCCATCATCATGACGTCGCTGGCGTTCATCCTGGGCTGCGTGCCGCTGGCCATTGCCAGCGGCGCCTCGGCGGCGAGCCGGCAGTCGCTCGGCACCGGCGTGATCGGTGGCATGCTCGGCGCCACGGTGATTGCGCTGTTCTTTATCCCGCTATTCTTCTGGGGGCTGGAGACCATGTCCGAGCGCAAGCCCAAGGCCAAGGGCGCCGCGCCGACGACCACAACACCACCCACAGCGCCACCCACAGCGCCACCAGCCACGCCGCCGACGGGAGAGCCGTCATGA
- a CDS encoding M48 family metallopeptidase, which translates to MRFLGGYPPGVLEQVRELVAAGRLGDHLARRYPGRHTVQTDRALYEYTTDIKQEYLRSAPPLHKVGFDARLDSAQRALGLHTAISRVQGGKLKAKKEIRVASLFKEAPPEFLRMIVVHELAHLKESEHDKAFYRLCEYMEPRYHQLEFDTRLYLAWRELERAAPAAGIEPRTQASQA; encoded by the coding sequence ATGCGTTTCCTGGGCGGTTATCCGCCCGGCGTGCTGGAGCAGGTGCGCGAACTGGTCGCCGCCGGCCGGCTCGGCGATCATCTGGCCCGCCGCTACCCGGGGCGCCACACCGTACAGACCGACCGCGCGCTGTACGAATACACCACCGACATCAAGCAGGAATACCTGCGCAGCGCGCCGCCGCTGCACAAGGTGGGATTCGATGCGCGGCTGGATTCCGCCCAGCGCGCGCTCGGCCTGCATACCGCGATCTCGCGCGTGCAGGGCGGCAAGCTCAAGGCCAAGAAAGAGATCCGCGTCGCCTCGCTGTTCAAGGAGGCGCCGCCGGAGTTCCTGCGCATGATCGTCGTGCACGAGCTTGCGCACCTGAAGGAAAGCGAGCACGACAAGGCCTTCTACCGCCTCTGCGAATACATGGAGCCGCGCTACCACCAGCTCGAGTTCGATACGCGGCTCTACCTGGCCTGGCGGGAGCTGGAACGCGCCGCCCCCGCCGCCGGCATCGAGCCGCGCACTCAGGCGTCGCAGGCGTAG
- a CDS encoding carbohydrate-binding family V/XII — translation MSFRINRTSKQTSALVAAAWLALAPLAAQAATPAKPPSAAAATAAAPLTWPRSFDAATDHVELYQPQIETWEGNRLSGRAAVAVGDKAGTPTYGVVHFSATGDIDKPSGLVQLSRITVDSVEVPTQPDAADRVRQVLVSRLPANGLTVPLDQLQASYAVSQQLAKAGRVAVRNDAPQILFATTPTLLVLVDGEPAWRAVPGTSYERALNSRALLLRAPDGELWLKAAGYWYRSESAGGAWEVMTTVPKALETAAGKAAAGIKPDAMLPADGKRPARAPAILFATQPTELVVTSGAPQMAPVSGVSLLTMTNADHAVFVDPAANQYYVLVSGRWFRAPMLTGPWQYVPGSQLPADFARIPPTDPKANVLVSVPGTPQAREAEIAATIPQTATVSRSKASLTVAYDGAPRFVPITGTSLSYAVNTGTPVIEVDGSHYYAVANGVWFTAPAPTGPWQVATEVPSAIYTIPPTSPVYYVTYVRIYAVTPQTVVVGYTPGYMGVVVSADGTVVYGTGYVYPPYVGAVYYGYPVTYGYGAGFGIGMAEGFAFGFAAGAFWGAASPYWGPYWWGGPYNWNYVNVNQANFYGRWGQGTVTHAQGWNAWTGTEWRGTAGAGYNPATGARYQGSRGAAFNPYSGNYAAGRQGSFANPSTGREGAARGGVAGNTYTGDYAAGRQAAGYNAQTGRVGAAEAGIAGNTQTGQHSGGSRGFVANPGKDNAVVWNNGNVYAGHDGSVYQHTDSGWQKHTPGGWEPVQPGNDATARLEQQRQAREIGQQRLQGSAHAWQGRGFVGGAGAGFGGRAGGFRGGGFHGGFRR, via the coding sequence ATGTCGTTTCGGATAAATCGGACCAGCAAGCAGACCAGCGCGCTGGTCGCGGCGGCCTGGCTGGCGCTGGCGCCGCTCGCCGCGCAGGCCGCCACGCCGGCCAAGCCGCCGTCAGCGGCGGCAGCCACGGCCGCGGCCCCTCTGACCTGGCCGCGCAGCTTTGATGCGGCCACCGACCATGTCGAGCTGTACCAGCCCCAGATCGAGACCTGGGAGGGCAACCGCCTGTCCGGGCGCGCCGCGGTGGCGGTCGGCGACAAGGCGGGCACGCCGACCTACGGCGTGGTCCATTTCTCGGCCACCGGCGATATCGACAAGCCGTCCGGGCTGGTGCAGCTGAGCCGGATCACGGTCGACAGCGTCGAAGTGCCGACGCAGCCCGACGCCGCCGACCGCGTGCGCCAGGTGCTGGTGTCGCGCCTGCCGGCCAATGGGCTGACGGTGCCGCTGGATCAGCTGCAGGCCAGCTATGCGGTATCGCAGCAACTGGCAAAAGCCGGCCGCGTCGCGGTGCGCAATGACGCGCCGCAGATCCTGTTTGCGACCACGCCGACGCTGCTGGTGCTGGTCGATGGCGAGCCCGCCTGGCGCGCCGTGCCCGGAACGTCGTACGAACGCGCGCTGAACAGCCGCGCGCTGCTGCTGCGCGCGCCCGATGGCGAGTTGTGGCTGAAGGCGGCCGGCTACTGGTATCGCTCCGAATCGGCCGGCGGCGCCTGGGAGGTGATGACGACCGTGCCCAAGGCGCTGGAGACCGCGGCCGGCAAGGCGGCCGCCGGCATCAAGCCCGACGCGATGCTGCCAGCCGACGGCAAGCGCCCTGCGCGCGCCCCGGCCATCCTCTTTGCCACCCAGCCGACGGAGCTGGTGGTGACCAGCGGCGCACCGCAGATGGCACCGGTCAGCGGCGTCAGCCTGCTGACCATGACCAATGCCGACCACGCGGTCTTTGTCGATCCGGCCGCCAACCAGTATTACGTGCTGGTCTCGGGGCGCTGGTTCCGCGCGCCGATGCTGACCGGACCGTGGCAGTACGTGCCGGGCAGCCAGTTGCCGGCGGACTTCGCCCGCATCCCGCCCACCGATCCCAAGGCCAATGTGCTGGTCTCCGTGCCCGGCACGCCGCAGGCGCGCGAGGCCGAGATCGCCGCCACCATCCCGCAGACCGCCACGGTGTCGCGCAGCAAGGCCAGCCTGACGGTGGCGTATGACGGCGCGCCGCGCTTCGTGCCGATCACCGGCACCTCGCTCAGCTACGCGGTCAATACCGGCACGCCGGTGATCGAGGTCGACGGCAGCCATTACTACGCGGTGGCCAACGGCGTCTGGTTCACCGCGCCGGCGCCCACTGGTCCGTGGCAGGTGGCGACCGAGGTGCCGTCGGCGATCTATACCATCCCGCCGACCTCGCCGGTGTACTACGTCACCTACGTGCGCATCTACGCCGTCACGCCGCAGACCGTGGTGGTCGGCTACACGCCCGGCTACATGGGCGTGGTTGTGAGCGCCGACGGTACCGTGGTCTATGGCACGGGCTATGTCTATCCGCCCTACGTGGGCGCGGTCTACTACGGCTATCCGGTGACCTATGGCTACGGCGCCGGCTTCGGCATCGGCATGGCCGAGGGCTTTGCCTTCGGCTTCGCCGCGGGCGCGTTCTGGGGCGCTGCGTCGCCGTACTGGGGCCCGTACTGGTGGGGCGGCCCGTACAACTGGAACTACGTCAACGTGAACCAGGCCAACTTCTACGGCCGCTGGGGCCAGGGCACGGTCACCCACGCGCAGGGCTGGAACGCCTGGACCGGCACCGAATGGCGCGGCACCGCGGGCGCCGGCTACAACCCGGCCACCGGCGCGCGCTACCAGGGCAGCCGCGGCGCCGCGTTCAATCCCTATTCCGGCAACTATGCGGCCGGCCGCCAGGGCAGCTTCGCCAACCCGTCGACCGGGCGCGAAGGCGCGGCGCGCGGCGGCGTGGCCGGCAACACCTACACCGGCGACTATGCCGCAGGGCGGCAGGCCGCAGGCTACAACGCCCAGACCGGCCGCGTCGGCGCCGCCGAGGCCGGCATCGCCGGCAATACGCAGACGGGGCAACACAGTGGCGGCAGCCGCGGCTTTGTCGCCAACCCGGGCAAGGACAACGCGGTGGTCTGGAACAACGGCAATGTGTATGCCGGGCACGACGGTTCGGTCTACCAGCACACCGACAGCGGCTGGCAGAAGCACACCCCCGGCGGCTGGGAGCCGGTGCAGCCGGGCAACGACGCCACCGCGAGACTGGAGCAGCAGCGCCAGGCGCGCGAGATCGGCCAGCAGCGGCTGCAGGGTTCGGCGCACGCGTGGCAGGGGCGCGGCTTCGTCGGCGGCGCTGGAGCGGGATTCGGCGGCCGCGCCGGGGGCTTCCGCGGCGGCGGCTTCCATGGCGGTTTCCGTCGCTGA